Part of the Engystomops pustulosus chromosome 4, aEngPut4.maternal, whole genome shotgun sequence genome is shown below.
tactcttatgAAGCGACGAGGGGTCGGTCTGACCCCTCATTCTCGCAATGTGCggaggtctcagcactgagacccccactgatctgcaagttaggccctatcccatggatagggactaactttgctttgtgtaaaaacccctttaatgttaaaatTCTGTCTTTCTACAGTAAGTACCAGAGAGAGGACACTTTCACATCTTGTATTTTGGACATGTTCTGTGTAAACACTGAAAGTATCCATAGACACATACTGCAACCATCCGTCTTCACATGTATCCATCTGCAAATtatggggggcattcattatttttggcTTTCCAAtggattttctttttttgctgcATTTATATTTATGATGTGTTGGCGGCACAATACTGCAGCTTTTCTGCCGTTCACACAAATTTGAGCTCAGCTTTGGAATCCCGGCACTTTACCTGTACTTCTAGGTTTCcgacacttttttggcacaatttttggggCACAATTAGACCAGCCTTTAGGTCTAGCAAGTTCTACTTTGCCATCATGAAAGTGGAGTTAGTTTAGATCCTTCGTCAATGATAGGTATAAAAACCGGGTTGTAGTTAGACGCTCTGTCCGGTAAATAGTTGATACGACACGGATTTCTTAGGTTAGAATGTTCTTTTATTTATGTGGAtagtggactacgcgtttcgggggtggtccacccccttcatcaggtccgtaagCAAAAATGAAACTGAGTAGGTGAGTGTGTAGGTGTAGGTGCGCGCAGTTTCATTTTCCTTTCCTGCATATAAGCTCCCCCGAACCACACAGGACGCTCATACTAAGCGCGGCACGCCAAGCAGCTATCTGTCCCCGAACACAGTAAGTACCCACTACAAAACGCTCCCTACAAAACGCTACTATCCAACATCCCTTCATCTAATGTACCCTCATTTCCTCTTTTATCCAGCTCCGTGGAATATCCTAAATAGCCACTTGACGGCACTCCGCCAACTTGTAACCCCTAAAGGTAACCCACCATTGAAAACGTGTTCACACGACATTTCACTACACACTCGTCCCTCTGCATTTCTCCACACCTTTAACTACTGTTCCCCCATCAGCCCTCAGCAAAACATACTATATCCTCCTCTGCATGCATGTGTCCTCCCATATCACCTACTTTACATTATTGTGTATAATGGAAATGTTTATGTACTACATCTATTAATCtactaattcatttatttatttatttatgcatttaCTATTTGGAGACAGTTTTTATcagaattttttgttttatcCATTTAGAAACCAATCATGCAATTTTATTTCTATCtaattgtgtatatatatctactaTCCACATACCTGCACAAGCATTAGCGCATTTTTTTTGTTtcgattgtatttttattatttatttatttatttactaattTTACCTAGCATTTGTTTACGGACCTGATGACCCCCGAAACGCATAGTCCACTATCcacataaataaaagaatattctAACCTAAGAAATCCGTGTCGTATCAACTATATACCGGACAGCGCATCTAACTACAACCCGGTTTTTATACCTATCATTGACGTGTGATTTCCCTATCCGGCACAAACCAGTACCGGATCCGGGGAAGACGCAGCAGTCCTAAACTACAGGAAAGAAAAACCAGACTGAATCTCTGATATCTGTCTCaacgcataagacacaaggtgtcccAAGGTGAGCAGCTATCACAGTCATAACAGAACATTTTTAAGTGCCATATTGCACTAGGGGGCGCCGCCTGTGTTCTCTTTTATCTTCCAGTTTAGATCCTTGTCGGTTGTGAACCCTCGTGCCACAATCTACATTCTCAGTCTAAATTACCACAtgatttttgtgccaaaaaattgacCCTGAAACACTATTAATATATTCTCCGCTATATGTCTCGTCCAACAAGAAACAGACCCTGTGACATGTAAACCCAGCAAAGGCTATAATAGCCTTtgggggatggatgcaactgtattgcaTCTACCCCTGGCCTCCACTCAGCATACGCTCTTGGAGGACCACAGTTTGGTTATCCTTATAAGGACAGTTATGTCTCTCAGGAAATATaagaacatcggcagcagccaatcactagtTACTGCTGTTGTACACTCCTCCCACCCTCAGGAGAGACTGGTAGGAGGACAGGTCCCAGGAGTAAGTTCTAGGCCTCCATTATATGGATACATCGGGAATCCGCCTGATGTATTCTCCCATCAGAGGGCAAAAATAAGATGTGAATGTAGTATAATATAGTCTTCTATAATAAAGCAGTTTACTTAATTTTTAGTGATAACAGAATTTAATTACTGGAGTTCAGAACCTCAGTATTAGAACCGGAGAGAGTTTAATACCATATAAATCCTGAAGATGAATGACTGTGATATCAGAGCGGTGACTGAATTCTCCCTGAGTCCATTCTCCACCTCCAGAATGAATGAAATTCTTATATTTTGGGGATTCTCGGTCATGTATCTGCTGGCAGTAGTGGGGAATATGATTATCGTTGCTCTGGTCTGTTCTGTGCCCCaactccacactcccatgtattTCTTCTTGTGTAATCTCTCCTCTGTTGACATTGTCTATGTCTCCGCCATTTTACCCAAGATGTTGTCCATCATATTAGCAGAAGACAAGACCATCTCCTTCTATGGCTGCATGACCCAGTTGTCCTTCTTCGTAATCTGTGGTGATTCGGACATTTTCATTCTGACCTTCATGGCTTATGATCGCTATGTGGCCGTATGTTCTCCTCTACATTATACTCTGATTATAACTAGGAAAGTTTGTTGGATTTTAGTGACTTTCTACATGATATTAAGCTTTGCGAATGCTCTAATGTTCGCATCGATGACATCAACGTTATTATTCTGTGACTCTCCCAAGATTAACCATTTCTTCTGTGAGATAATACAATTAATAATCCTCTCATCCAGTGACACTGAGAATATGAAGATGATCCTCACGATAGAAGATTTCTGTTTCGTATCCTTGAGTTTTATGATCATTTTGATCTCATACACAAGAATCATCTACACAATTGTAAAGATTCCTTCCATTAAGGGGAAACGTAAGATTTTTTCTAGCTGCTCATCCCACATCATCACTGTCCTATTATTCTACGGACCAAGTATCTTCATGTATTTGAAACCTGAATCAGAACATTCGAATGAACAAGACAAAATCCTCTCCATGTTGTACGTGGCCGTGGTCCCGATGTTAAACCCGTTTGTCTATAGCCTGAGGAACAAAGAAGTTTTGGGAGCTGCTCGAAAAACAATCAACATTATgtgcaaaaaaattccaattcaAAAAGTTTAACAAatgaaaatacaggcggtcccctacttaaggacacccgacttactgacaacccatagttacagacggacccctctgcccactgtgatctctggtgaagctctctaaatgctttaccatagttccagattgcaatgatcagctgtaaggtgtctgtaatgaagctttattgataattcttggtccaattacagctaaaattttgaaactccaattgtcactggggcaaaagaaaaaaatttgtctagaacttcaattataaaatatacagtttcgacttacatacaaattcaacttaagaacaaacctccagagcctatcttgtatgtaacccggggactgcctgtacatacatatatgtattgTATCTTATCCCATGGGTCATCAAAGTCGGAAATACTTTATGAACTAGGAACATAAATTCTAAATTAAGAGCTTGGTATCAAATTATTTTAGGGGCAGTGAATCTGAACAAGGGCCTAGCCTCACATGTCCACTCTTCTGTAAATGACTTCATAAACCAGGGTGTAAATAAAGATGTTTAGCttgaaacccccccaaaaaaatttcctTATACCCATTATTACATCTCATGATCCATGGATGCAGAATTATCACTCAAGTCCACAAAACTGAgctctatgggccacatttatcacttgttttttctgttgtttttgcgccttttcgtttaggcgcaccgtttttgcgccatttttgcgattaaacgtcaaattagccgcgcagctaaaataaccacctttccctcatctatcgttcaattccagatgttttgctgcgcctaatgatattcatcacgtgcgacttttgcatttaggcgcaaaaacgggcgcaaaaacactccagcccgaaggtggcgttatctgagaagaaagcactgagcccctttgcagaacagcttatttctagcagcagagctcagccagacactggtacatataatagatacattaaatacattacagacaggagctgcagactctatttacacttcatcaccttctatttacaaaatattctgcaaaacgctgagctcacagcaagagcaagagaagtttgcacaagtttgcagaagcttgcagaattttgcagatacaacatacaagtgtcccccatgtaattctgcagagtgtctgagggggatactgtgcagaattacaggggtgcagcaggagaccagcactgggggatcccctccaggagaagcccctgctgaggagatcactgggtgctgggtgtcacacacctgggtgctgctgtgagtgttatctccattctgggatgtgggagaagcagagaggagcttgtagcaggatcacatgtaagtgcccgaatctaacattgcgcctaaactgcgcctaaactgcgcctaaactgtgttaaagtaaagtgattaataagaggcagaaaatatacttatcacagatggttgtagcttgtgataattctggcaaaacagtgcgcccgaatttaggcgcaactactacacttaggcgcacaaaagtgataaatgtggccctatgttctGTAAGTTGTGataacagcttagatacagcagatcacagTATGGTAAATACTTCCATATTATAGGATGCATACCCAGCAAGAAGTGATTCCACTCAAGTAACAACCAATAACCAATGACTCTGAATGTAGAGAGAATGAAGTACGGTAATATGGAGTGAAAGGAGCATACCGAAGCCCTTACAGCTGCAAATTTCTCCATAGCCTCAGTTACTATTTTAATTCCCATCTGTGTTATTCTGAATTACAGTGATCACTTTTTGTTCTGTATTTTGGAGGTGTGGAGAGCATAAATATTCACTCTAGGATAGTGGTTTTTGCAAatcataatttttaggactgtgcgaccttttgatcactttttattgattttttaatctttttcaaaatggcaaaaaaagtgcagtttttgactttgggcgctattttccgttacggggttaaatgcagggaaaaattgttattatattttgatagatcggcattttcagacgcggtgatacctaatgggggtcatttactaagggccgatttgcgttttcctgatgtgttacccgaatatttccgatttgcgctgattttccctgttttgcctcaggattttggcgcacgcgattggattgtggcgcatcggcgctggcgtgcacacagcggaaatcggggggcgtggccgaacgaaaaacctgacggattcggaaaaaccgccgcatttaaaaaaaaaaattggttgcacgcgccatacttacatgcaccaggaagagatcagtgaactccgacgcaactcggcggacctcggcgcagcagcgacacctggtggacatcgggcgcaggaccttcatgaatcgccggaagacccgaatgcttGTCGGAGAAGCCGCTGCTAgaacacgaatggaccgggtaagtaaatgtgccccaatgtgtttatgatttttactgtttattaaaatgtatatcagttctatggaaaggggggtaatttgaatttttaggtttttttattatatttttttttactttttttatttttacttttaatatttttcagactccctaaggtacttcaacccaaggttgtctgatgtatcctgtcatatactgccatactacagtatggcagtatatggggattttactcctcattcattacaatgtgctgatagcacattgtaatgaatgggttaaaacgagacagcctcgggtcttcggaacacccgaggctgtcatgttaATGCATCGCGCTCCCCGATGCTGGCAGTGATCGGCAGCATCTCTAAAATCTGGGTCATTGTGTGCACCTCTGATATGCTGTTCTGTAAATTATATTATtgcatctttttttatttttattttttttcatgacatttgagactttttaaacaaaaatgattatttttattctattttttttcttattttaatcagataaatacaggcagtccccaggttacgtacaagataggttcttaaggtttgtacttaagttgaatttgtaaatcggaactgtatattttataattgtaacactagaccaaaatttttttttgtcccagtgacaattggattttcaacattttatagctgtaattggaccaaggattatcaataaagcttcattacagacaccttacagctgatcattgcagtctgggactatagtaacatccagagagcttcaccagaggtcacagtctataactaggggtcatctgtaagtcacgtgtccttaagtaggggaccgcctgtaactgaAAATGGGaaaagacacttttttaaaaatgtaactgattaacccctttgtgtctaagccattatatagcttcaggaccaagcacaatttttaaaatctgttatGTGTCACTATTTGCAGTTATACATTTAGAATGGTTTATCAtacccaggtgattttgagatctttttttgtgacatgttgtacttaacgttagtggtacattttggttgttatgttttgcatttatttattaaaaagtgggaaatttggtaaaaattgtgAAACATtttttgatttctaaatgttattcccATTGTACAGTAAATCTAACCACCAAAATTGGttactaattaacatttaccataaatctactttatgttggcatcgttttttaaatgttataatattttatttggccattaggtgactttctaatagaatagcaatttttcaaattttcaagaaaatgtaaGATTCAATGATTTTAGAGGTCATCTCATACTGAAAAGGGTTTTACAGGTTATATTTTGTGGAACTTCCCACAAATcatcccatttttaaaactgcacccctcaaactgttCAGAACATTCTTtaataagtttgttaaccctttcagtctCTCTTATTAATTGAAAGAAGACAGAGGTTCCATttggaattttaaaatttttacaataaagttattatttagccctaaaatacatATGTCCATGCAGGTTTAAAGGTAAAAACCTCTCTGATTTTGTTTGTGCAGTTTCTTCTTAAAATGGCAATAATCCCCATGTGGATGTAAACCGCTTTATGAGCCCACAATAAGGTAAAGAATAGAAGGAAcgccattgagcttttggagggcagattagGCGAAATTGTTTTTCAGGTGCCAGGACACATTTCAAAAGTTCCTGAGGTTTTCAAAAGGGTGAAAACCCCcagaaatgacaccatttttgaaactacacccctgaaagaattTATTTATAGATATGATCAGCCTTTTGACGCTAtggtatttttacagttttttgttgaaatgtagcgtgaaaaacatttttgtgacatttttcacaaattcatcaTTTCTAGGACAGATTtctcagatgcagagcatgaaagtgaagcAAATGGGTTTAgtttttatagtgctgtttctcctgagttcagaaatacccccaaagttGCATAAATATGTTCACGGGACTTATGGCAGGGCCTGGAAGTGATAGGACAATGCAAGGATTTTGAAGCTTTTACAGCTATTTCCCAATAGGTTTTGCAGGTCCCAGTTTGATTTACATTGGCCCTTATAGCCAGAAGTACCTCTGTGTTATATAAGACCacagtaaatattttttaaggggttttgtaTATACGCTTGTATTGCTCTCTTGTTTTTTTGGAACAGATGTGCTGAATATCTGAAATATTGAAACACATTTTTTATCTAAAATGTCCACTTAGGACATAATTTTCATGCAACAGCATAAATGAGGAAAAATATACTCATTTATAATGTTATTTCTCCTGCtttcataaaaaaaacctttatatacTGCCTGGACACATGGCAGGGCCTGGAAGTGATAGAACACCACAAGGATTCTGATGCCTTCATTTACttggtattcatctaggggtataatggggattatggaggtggaggagattAGGGGTTCAGAGTattcaaattatttttaaaaaacgctgacggacgctcactgactctgacggatgcTCACTGAATCTGGCAGACACTCACTGACGCTGGCAGACACTCACTGACGCTGGCGGATGCTCACTGAatctggcggacgctcactgacgctggcggacgctcactgacgctggcggacgctcactgacgctgATGGACGCTCACTGACGCTGGCAGACACTCACTGACTCTGGCGGATGCTCACTGACACTgatggacgctcactgactctagcggacgctcactgactctggcggacgctcactgatgctgatggacgctcactgactctggcggatgctcactgactctggcggacgctcactgacgctgacggacgctcactgacgctggcagacgctcactgacgctgacggacgctcactgacgctcactgactctggcggacgctcactgacgctgGTGTACGCTCACCGAcgctggcggacgctcactgacgctgGCAGACACTCACTGACTCTGgcagacgctcactgactctggcagatgctcactgactctggcagacgctcactga
Proteins encoded:
- the LOC140128557 gene encoding olfactory receptor 5AR1-like; amino-acid sequence: MNDCDIRAVTEFSLSPFSTSRMNEILIFWGFSVMYLLAVVGNMIIVALVCSVPQLHTPMYFFLCNLSSVDIVYVSAILPKMLSIILAEDKTISFYGCMTQLSFFVICGDSDIFILTFMAYDRYVAVCSPLHYTLIITRKVCWILVTFYMILSFANALMFASMTSTLLFCDSPKINHFFCEIIQLIILSSSDTENMKMILTIEDFCFVSLSFMIILISYTRIIYTIVKIPSIKGKRKIFSSCSSHIITVLLFYGPSIFMYLKPESEHSNEQDKILSMLYVAVVPMLNPFVYSLRNKEVLGAARKTINIMCKKIPIQKV